A stretch of Cicer arietinum cultivar CDC Frontier isolate Library 1 chromosome 5, Cicar.CDCFrontier_v2.0, whole genome shotgun sequence DNA encodes these proteins:
- the LOC101514797 gene encoding uncharacterized protein isoform X3, producing MTSIVSGLQGQPPQGHEHGYPFVAGRNNVIACAKHFVGDGGTHKGVNEGNTILSYEDLERIHMAPYLDCISQGVSTVMASYTSWNGRKLHADRFLLTEILKEKLGFKGFVISDWEGLDRLCKPHGSDYRYCISSAINAGIDMVMVAVRYELFIEELTSLIESGEVPMSRIDDAVERILRVKFAAGLFEFPFSDRSLLDKVGCKPHRDLAREAVRKSLVLLKNGKDISEPFLPLNKNAKKIFVTGTHADDLGYQCGGWTKTWYGGSGRITIGTTILDAVKAAVGAESEVIYEKYPSKVTIERNKFAFAIVAVGEAPYAESLGDNSKLTIPFNGADVISLVADKIPTLVILISGRPLVLEQWLLAKIDALVAAWLPGTEGEGITDVIFGSHDFKGQLPVTWFREIEELDQPSDGVASCEPLFPLGFGLNYMNK from the exons ATGACTTCCATAGTTTCCGGTTTGCAAGGTCAGCCGCCGCAAGGACATGAACATGGATACCCTTTTGTGGCTGGAAG GAACAATGTTATTGCATGTGCCAAGCATTTTGTTGGTGACGGAGGTACTCATAAGGGTGTGAATGAAGGGAATACTATATTGTCCTATGAAGACTTAGAGAGAATACACATGGCACCTTATTTAGACTGCATTTCCCAGGGAGTTTCAACCGTTATGGCGTCCTACACTAGCTGGAACGGACGCAAACTCCATGCCGACCGTTTTCTGTTAACCGAAATCTTGAAAGAAAAGCTAGGTTTTAAG GGTTTTGTGATTTCCGACTGGGAGGGGCTTGACCGGCTTTGTAAACCTCACGGATCAGATTATCGGTACTGCATCTCCTCTGCCATCAATGCTGGAATTGACATG GTGATGGTGGCTGTCAGATACGAACTATTCATCGAAGAATTGACCTCGTTAATTGAATCAGGAGAAGTACCGATGAGCAGAATCGATGACGCAGTTGAGCGAATTTTGAGAGTAAAGTTTGCTGCTGGTCTTTTTGAATTTCCTTTCAGTGACAGATCTTTGCTAGATAAAGTTGGTTGCAAG CCACATAGAGATCTAGCACGCGAAGCAGTTCGAAAGTCCTTGGTTCTATTGAAAAATGGGAAAGATATCAGTGAACCTTTTCTTCCATTGAACAAGAATGCTAAGAAAATTTTTGTTACCGGAACTCATGCTGATGATCTTGGATATCAATGTGGAGGTTGGACTAAAACTTGGTATGGTGGTAGTGGGAGGATTACAATTG GAACAACAATCTTGGATGCTGTTAAGGCAGCCGTGGGAGCTGAAAGCGAAGTTATTTACGAGAAGTATCCATCAAAAGTAACCATAGAACGTAACAAGTTTGCATTCGCAATTGTAGCTGTTGGTGAAGCTCCTTACGCCGAGTCATTAGGTGACAATTCAAAGCTCACAATTCCTTTCAATGGAGCTGATGTTATAAGCTTAGTTGCTGACAAAATCCCAACACTTGTTATTCTGATATCTGGAAGACCTTTAGTGTTAGAGCAATGGCTTTTGGCAAAGATAGATGCTCTTGTTGCTGCATGGTTGCCAGGTACTGAAGGTGAGGGAATCACAGATGTTATCTTTGGTAGTCATGACTTCAAAGGTCAACTTCCAGTCACTTGGTTCAGAGAGATTGAAGAGCTTGATCAACCAAGTGATGGAGTTGCTTCATGTGAACCTTTGTTTCCTCTTGGTTTTGGGCTAAACTACATGAATAAGTGA
- the LOC101514797 gene encoding uncharacterized protein isoform X1 → MDYIYKNPNEPIEARVKDLLSRMTLNDKIAQMTQIERTVATPSLISHLSIGSILSSGGSAPFENAMSSDWADMVDGFQKSALESRLGIPLIYGIDAVHGNNSVYGATIFPHNVGLGATRDADLARRIGAATALEVKASGMHYNFAPCVAVCRDPRWGRCYECYSEDTEIVRKMTSIVSGLQGQPPQGHEHGYPFVAGRNNVIACAKHFVGDGGTHKGVNEGNTILSYEDLERIHMAPYLDCISQGVSTVMASYTSWNGRKLHADRFLLTEILKEKLGFKGFVISDWEGLDRLCKPHGSDYRYCISSAINAGIDMVMVAVRYELFIEELTSLIESGEVPMSRIDDAVERILRVKFAAGLFEFPFSDRSLLDKVGCKPHRDLAREAVRKSLVLLKNGKDISEPFLPLNKNAKKIFVTGTHADDLGYQCGGWTKTWYGGSGRITIGTTILDAVKAAVGAESEVIYEKYPSKVTIERNKFAFAIVAVGEAPYAESLGDNSKLTIPFNGADVISLVADKIPTLVILISGRPLVLEQWLLAKIDALVAAWLPGTEGEGITDVIFGSHDFKGQLPVTWFREIEELDQPSDGVASCEPLFPLGFGLNYMNK, encoded by the exons ATGGATTACATCTACAAGAATCCCAACGAACCCATTGAAGCTCGTGTCAAGGACCTTCTTTCTCGCATGACTCTCAACGATAAGATTGCTCAGATGACCCAAATCGAGCGCACTGTTGCTACTCCTTCGCTCATATCACACCTCTCCATTG GGAGCATACTTAGTTCTGGAGGTAGTGCCCCTTTTGAGAATGCAATGTCATCAGATTGGGCTGATATGGTAGATGGCTTTCAAAAATCAGCTCTAGAGTCTAGACTTGGGATACCTCTAATCTATGGGATTGATGCCGTTCATGGTAATAATAGTGTCTATGGTGCTACCATATTTCCTCACAATGTTGGCCTTGGAGCTACTAG AGATGCTGATTTAGCTCGAAGAATTGGAGCTGCTACGGCACTTGAAGTTAAAGCAAGTGGAATGCACTATAATTTTGCTCCTTGTGTTGCG GTCTGCAGAGATCCTAGATGGGGAAGATGCTATGAGTGTTACAGTGAAGACACCGAAATAGTCCGAAAGATGACTTCCATAGTTTCCGGTTTGCAAGGTCAGCCGCCGCAAGGACATGAACATGGATACCCTTTTGTGGCTGGAAG GAACAATGTTATTGCATGTGCCAAGCATTTTGTTGGTGACGGAGGTACTCATAAGGGTGTGAATGAAGGGAATACTATATTGTCCTATGAAGACTTAGAGAGAATACACATGGCACCTTATTTAGACTGCATTTCCCAGGGAGTTTCAACCGTTATGGCGTCCTACACTAGCTGGAACGGACGCAAACTCCATGCCGACCGTTTTCTGTTAACCGAAATCTTGAAAGAAAAGCTAGGTTTTAAG GGTTTTGTGATTTCCGACTGGGAGGGGCTTGACCGGCTTTGTAAACCTCACGGATCAGATTATCGGTACTGCATCTCCTCTGCCATCAATGCTGGAATTGACATG GTGATGGTGGCTGTCAGATACGAACTATTCATCGAAGAATTGACCTCGTTAATTGAATCAGGAGAAGTACCGATGAGCAGAATCGATGACGCAGTTGAGCGAATTTTGAGAGTAAAGTTTGCTGCTGGTCTTTTTGAATTTCCTTTCAGTGACAGATCTTTGCTAGATAAAGTTGGTTGCAAG CCACATAGAGATCTAGCACGCGAAGCAGTTCGAAAGTCCTTGGTTCTATTGAAAAATGGGAAAGATATCAGTGAACCTTTTCTTCCATTGAACAAGAATGCTAAGAAAATTTTTGTTACCGGAACTCATGCTGATGATCTTGGATATCAATGTGGAGGTTGGACTAAAACTTGGTATGGTGGTAGTGGGAGGATTACAATTG GAACAACAATCTTGGATGCTGTTAAGGCAGCCGTGGGAGCTGAAAGCGAAGTTATTTACGAGAAGTATCCATCAAAAGTAACCATAGAACGTAACAAGTTTGCATTCGCAATTGTAGCTGTTGGTGAAGCTCCTTACGCCGAGTCATTAGGTGACAATTCAAAGCTCACAATTCCTTTCAATGGAGCTGATGTTATAAGCTTAGTTGCTGACAAAATCCCAACACTTGTTATTCTGATATCTGGAAGACCTTTAGTGTTAGAGCAATGGCTTTTGGCAAAGATAGATGCTCTTGTTGCTGCATGGTTGCCAGGTACTGAAGGTGAGGGAATCACAGATGTTATCTTTGGTAGTCATGACTTCAAAGGTCAACTTCCAGTCACTTGGTTCAGAGAGATTGAAGAGCTTGATCAACCAAGTGATGGAGTTGCTTCATGTGAACCTTTGTTTCCTCTTGGTTTTGGGCTAAACTACATGAATAAGTGA
- the LOC101514797 gene encoding uncharacterized protein isoform X2 produces MHYNFAPCVAVCRDPRWGRCYECYSEDTEIVRKMTSIVSGLQGQPPQGHEHGYPFVAGRNNVIACAKHFVGDGGTHKGVNEGNTILSYEDLERIHMAPYLDCISQGVSTVMASYTSWNGRKLHADRFLLTEILKEKLGFKGFVISDWEGLDRLCKPHGSDYRYCISSAINAGIDMVMVAVRYELFIEELTSLIESGEVPMSRIDDAVERILRVKFAAGLFEFPFSDRSLLDKVGCKPHRDLAREAVRKSLVLLKNGKDISEPFLPLNKNAKKIFVTGTHADDLGYQCGGWTKTWYGGSGRITIGTTILDAVKAAVGAESEVIYEKYPSKVTIERNKFAFAIVAVGEAPYAESLGDNSKLTIPFNGADVISLVADKIPTLVILISGRPLVLEQWLLAKIDALVAAWLPGTEGEGITDVIFGSHDFKGQLPVTWFREIEELDQPSDGVASCEPLFPLGFGLNYMNK; encoded by the exons ATGCACTATAATTTTGCTCCTTGTGTTGCG GTCTGCAGAGATCCTAGATGGGGAAGATGCTATGAGTGTTACAGTGAAGACACCGAAATAGTCCGAAAGATGACTTCCATAGTTTCCGGTTTGCAAGGTCAGCCGCCGCAAGGACATGAACATGGATACCCTTTTGTGGCTGGAAG GAACAATGTTATTGCATGTGCCAAGCATTTTGTTGGTGACGGAGGTACTCATAAGGGTGTGAATGAAGGGAATACTATATTGTCCTATGAAGACTTAGAGAGAATACACATGGCACCTTATTTAGACTGCATTTCCCAGGGAGTTTCAACCGTTATGGCGTCCTACACTAGCTGGAACGGACGCAAACTCCATGCCGACCGTTTTCTGTTAACCGAAATCTTGAAAGAAAAGCTAGGTTTTAAG GGTTTTGTGATTTCCGACTGGGAGGGGCTTGACCGGCTTTGTAAACCTCACGGATCAGATTATCGGTACTGCATCTCCTCTGCCATCAATGCTGGAATTGACATG GTGATGGTGGCTGTCAGATACGAACTATTCATCGAAGAATTGACCTCGTTAATTGAATCAGGAGAAGTACCGATGAGCAGAATCGATGACGCAGTTGAGCGAATTTTGAGAGTAAAGTTTGCTGCTGGTCTTTTTGAATTTCCTTTCAGTGACAGATCTTTGCTAGATAAAGTTGGTTGCAAG CCACATAGAGATCTAGCACGCGAAGCAGTTCGAAAGTCCTTGGTTCTATTGAAAAATGGGAAAGATATCAGTGAACCTTTTCTTCCATTGAACAAGAATGCTAAGAAAATTTTTGTTACCGGAACTCATGCTGATGATCTTGGATATCAATGTGGAGGTTGGACTAAAACTTGGTATGGTGGTAGTGGGAGGATTACAATTG GAACAACAATCTTGGATGCTGTTAAGGCAGCCGTGGGAGCTGAAAGCGAAGTTATTTACGAGAAGTATCCATCAAAAGTAACCATAGAACGTAACAAGTTTGCATTCGCAATTGTAGCTGTTGGTGAAGCTCCTTACGCCGAGTCATTAGGTGACAATTCAAAGCTCACAATTCCTTTCAATGGAGCTGATGTTATAAGCTTAGTTGCTGACAAAATCCCAACACTTGTTATTCTGATATCTGGAAGACCTTTAGTGTTAGAGCAATGGCTTTTGGCAAAGATAGATGCTCTTGTTGCTGCATGGTTGCCAGGTACTGAAGGTGAGGGAATCACAGATGTTATCTTTGGTAGTCATGACTTCAAAGGTCAACTTCCAGTCACTTGGTTCAGAGAGATTGAAGAGCTTGATCAACCAAGTGATGGAGTTGCTTCATGTGAACCTTTGTTTCCTCTTGGTTTTGGGCTAAACTACATGAATAAGTGA